In the Takifugu flavidus isolate HTHZ2018 chromosome 11, ASM371156v2, whole genome shotgun sequence genome, one interval contains:
- the pde10a gene encoding cAMP and cAMP-inhibited cGMP 3',5'-cyclic phosphodiesterase 10A isoform X1: MSKKRKSPDEEDFVESPSAGCSSDQGLTDEKVKAYLSLHPQMLDDFVLESVSTETLDRWLKKKTSSGPADDASAKEVSRQYQDTNMQGVVYELNSYMEQRLDTGGDNKLLLYELCNIIKTATKADSFALYFLGESNNSLCLFTPTGAKDGPPSLIPSGPIAFGTTIAAHVAKTRRTLLVEDIAGDERFPDGTGQDSGIHVHSVLCLPILTAIGDIIAVLELHRHRGKEPFNLSHQEVATANLAWASVAIHQVQVCRGLAKQTELNDFLLDVSKTYFDNIVAIDSLLEHIMIYAKNLVNADRCALFQVDHNNKELYSDLFDIGEENEGRPVFKKTKEIRFSIEKGIAGQVARTGEVLNIPDAYADPRFNREVDLKTGYTTRNILCMPIVSRGTVIGVVQMVNKLSGCAFTKTDENNFKMFAVFCALALHCANMYHRIRQSECIYRVTMEKLSYHSICTSEEWKTLTQLNLPAPIYKEIEMFHFDINPFEEIWPAVFIYMVHNSCGKSSFELEKLCRFTMSVRKNYRRVPYHNWKHAVTVAHCMYAILQKTSGMFTELEKKGLLIACLCHDLDHRGYSNTYLQKFDHPLAALYSTSTMEQHHFSQTVSILQLEGHNIFSNLNSSEYEQVLEIIRKAIIATDLALYFNNHQQLTELLSSEALDLNNYSHRDRVIGLMMTACDLCSVTKKWQITRLTANDIYAEFWAEGDEMKKIGLQPIPMMDRDKKDEVPQGQVGFYNSVAIPCYTTLSKLFPPSNPLLKACKENLSMWEKIACGEVEDVVTSPPYDSGPVKVDN; encoded by the exons GTTTGACAGATGAGAAAGTGAAGGCCTACCTCTCCCTGCACCCGCAGATGCTGGATGACTTTGTGTTGGAGAGCGTGAGCACGGAGACGTTGGACAGATGGCTCAAAAAGAAGACGAGCAGCGGCCCCGCAG ATGATGCGTCAGCAAAAGAAGTCAGCAGG CAGTACCAGGACACAAATATGCAGGGTGTGGTGTATGAACTAAACAGCTACATGGAGCAGCGGCTGGACACTGGAGGAGACAACAAACTGCTGCTCTATGAGCTATGTAACATCATCAAAACAG CAACTAAAGCAGACAGCTTTGCACTTTACTTCCTGGGAGAAAGCAACAAT AGCTTGTGTTTGTTCACTCCAACGGGGGCCAAGGATGGCCCCCCGAGCCTCATCCCCTCCGGTCCCATCGCATTTGGGACAACCATTGCCGCTCATGTTGCCAAGACTCGCAGAACCCTCCTCGTAGAAGACATTGCCGGG GACGAGCGCTTCCCCGACGGCACAGGGCAGGACTCAGGGATCCACGTTCACTCTGTCCTGTGCCTACCCATCCTCACTGCCATTGGGGACATCATCGCCGTCCTGGAGCTGCACCGGCACCGGGGCAAGGAGCCCTTTAACCTCAGTCACCAGGAG GTTGCAACAGCTAATTTAGCATGGGCATCGGTTGCTATTCATCAAGTACAG GTGTGCCGAGGCCTTGCGAAACAGACCGAGCTCAATGACTTCCTACTAGATGTTTCAAA AACATACTTTGATAACATTGTGGCAATAGATTCTCTACTTGAACACATTATG ATATATGCAAAAAACCTGGTGAATGCCGACAGGTGCGCACTCTTCCAGGTAGATCACAACAACAAAGAACTGTACTCTGACCTGTTTGATATTGGGGAGGAGAACGAAGGCAGGCCTGTCTTTaagaaaaccaaagaaattAG GTTTTCGATCGAGAAAGGAATAGCGGGACAGGTGGCTCGGACAGGGGAAGTCTTAAATATCCCAGATGCCTATGCAGACCCACGGTTCAACCG agAGGTGGACCTCAAAACTGGCTACACCACGCGGAACATCCTGTGCATGCCCATCGTGAGCAGGGGGACTGTTATAGGTGTGGTGCAGATGGTGAACAAGCTAAGCGGATGTGCCTTCACTAAAACAGACGAGaacaactttaaaatgtttgcTGTCTTTTGTGCTCTGGCCTTACACTGTGCAAAT ATGTACCACAGGATCCGGCAATCTGAATGCATTTACAGAGTGACGATGGAGAAGCTGTCCTACCACAGCATCTGCACGTCCGAAGAATGGAAGACGCTTACCCAGCTCAACCTCCCTGCACCCATTTATAAAGAGATTGAAAT gttcCACTTTGACATTAATCCTTTTGAGGAGATCTGGCCtgctgtctttatttatatggttCATAACTCCTGTGGAAAGAGCAG CTTTGAGTTGGAGAAGTTGTGTCGTTTCACCATGTCCGTACGGAAGAACTACCGCCGCGTGCCCTACCACAACTGGAAGCACGCAGTGACGGTGGCACACTGTATGTACGcaatcctgcagaaaacctcTGGGATGTTCACAGAGCTAGAG AAGAAAGGTCTGTTAATTGCCTGTCTGTGCCATGATCTGGACCACCGGGGGTACAGCAACACATACCTGCAGAAGTTCGACCATCCGCTGGCTGCTCTGTACTCCACCTCCACCATGGAGCAGCACCACTTTTCCCAGACTGTCTCAATCCTACAG CTGGAAGGGCACAATATTTTCTCCAACCTAAATTCCAGCGAGTATGAGCAGGTGCTGGAGATCATCCGGAAGGCCATCATCGCCACGGACCTGGCCCTGTACTTCAACAACCACCAGCAGCTGACGGAGTTGCTGTCCTCGGAGGCGCTGGACCTGAACAACTACTCGCACAG GGATCGTGTGATTGGTCTCATGATGACAGCATGTGACCTGTGTTCAGTTACCAAGAAATGGCAAATTACACGACTCACAGCCAACGACATCTATGCTGAGTTCTGGGCTGAG GGAGATGAGATGAAGAAGATTGGGCTGCAGCCAATCCCAATGATGGACCGAGACAAGAAAGACGAGGTTCCCCAAGGCCAA GTGGGTTTCTACAATTCTGTTGCGATTCCATGCTACACGACACTATCCAAGCTTTTCCCACCGTCCAATCCGCTTCTAAAAGCCTGCAA GGAGAATCTGTCCATGTGGGAGAAGATAGCGTGCGGGGAGGTGGAGGACGTCGTGACCAGTCCGCCGTATGATTCGGGCCCCGTCAAGGTGGACAACTGA
- the pde10a gene encoding cAMP and cAMP-inhibited cGMP 3',5'-cyclic phosphodiesterase 10A isoform X3 yields the protein MSKKRKSPDEEDFVESPSAGCSSDQGLTDEKVKAYLSLHPQMLDDFVLESVSTETLDRWLKKKTSSGPADDASAKEVSRQYQDTNMQGVVYELNSYMEQRLDTGGDNKLLLYELCNIIKTATKADSFALYFLGESNNSLCLFTPTGAKDGPPSLIPSGPIAFGTTIAAHVAKTRRTLLVEDIAGDERFPDGTGQDSGIHVHSVLCLPILTAIGDIIAVLELHRHRGKEPFNLSHQEVATANLAWASVAIHQVQVCRGLAKQTELNDFLLDVSKTYFDNIVAIDSLLEHIMIYAKNLVNADRCALFQVDHNNKELYSDLFDIGEENEGRPVFKKTKEIRFSIEKGIAGQVARTGEVLNIPDAYADPRFNREVDLKTGYTTRNILCMPIVSRGTVIGVVQMVNKLSGCAFTKTDENNFKMFAVFCALALHCANMYHRIRQSECIYRVTMEKLSYHSICTSEEWKTLTQLNLPAPIYKEIEMFHFDINPFEEIWPAVFIYMVHNSCGKSSFELEKLCRFTMSVRKNYRRVPYHNWKHAVTVAHCMYAILQKTSGMFTELEKKGLLIACLCHDLDHRGYSNTYLQKFDHPLAALYSTSTMEQHHFSQTVSILQEGHNIFSNLNSSEYEQVLEIIRKAIIATDLALYFNNHQQLTELLSSEALDLNNYSHRDRVIGLMMTACDLCSVTKKWQITRLTANDIYAEFWAEGDEMKKIGLQPIPMMDRDKKDEVPQGQVGFYNSVAIPCYTTLSKLFPPSNPLLKACKENLSMWEKIACGEVEDVVTSPPYDSGPVKVDN from the exons GTTTGACAGATGAGAAAGTGAAGGCCTACCTCTCCCTGCACCCGCAGATGCTGGATGACTTTGTGTTGGAGAGCGTGAGCACGGAGACGTTGGACAGATGGCTCAAAAAGAAGACGAGCAGCGGCCCCGCAG ATGATGCGTCAGCAAAAGAAGTCAGCAGG CAGTACCAGGACACAAATATGCAGGGTGTGGTGTATGAACTAAACAGCTACATGGAGCAGCGGCTGGACACTGGAGGAGACAACAAACTGCTGCTCTATGAGCTATGTAACATCATCAAAACAG CAACTAAAGCAGACAGCTTTGCACTTTACTTCCTGGGAGAAAGCAACAAT AGCTTGTGTTTGTTCACTCCAACGGGGGCCAAGGATGGCCCCCCGAGCCTCATCCCCTCCGGTCCCATCGCATTTGGGACAACCATTGCCGCTCATGTTGCCAAGACTCGCAGAACCCTCCTCGTAGAAGACATTGCCGGG GACGAGCGCTTCCCCGACGGCACAGGGCAGGACTCAGGGATCCACGTTCACTCTGTCCTGTGCCTACCCATCCTCACTGCCATTGGGGACATCATCGCCGTCCTGGAGCTGCACCGGCACCGGGGCAAGGAGCCCTTTAACCTCAGTCACCAGGAG GTTGCAACAGCTAATTTAGCATGGGCATCGGTTGCTATTCATCAAGTACAG GTGTGCCGAGGCCTTGCGAAACAGACCGAGCTCAATGACTTCCTACTAGATGTTTCAAA AACATACTTTGATAACATTGTGGCAATAGATTCTCTACTTGAACACATTATG ATATATGCAAAAAACCTGGTGAATGCCGACAGGTGCGCACTCTTCCAGGTAGATCACAACAACAAAGAACTGTACTCTGACCTGTTTGATATTGGGGAGGAGAACGAAGGCAGGCCTGTCTTTaagaaaaccaaagaaattAG GTTTTCGATCGAGAAAGGAATAGCGGGACAGGTGGCTCGGACAGGGGAAGTCTTAAATATCCCAGATGCCTATGCAGACCCACGGTTCAACCG agAGGTGGACCTCAAAACTGGCTACACCACGCGGAACATCCTGTGCATGCCCATCGTGAGCAGGGGGACTGTTATAGGTGTGGTGCAGATGGTGAACAAGCTAAGCGGATGTGCCTTCACTAAAACAGACGAGaacaactttaaaatgtttgcTGTCTTTTGTGCTCTGGCCTTACACTGTGCAAAT ATGTACCACAGGATCCGGCAATCTGAATGCATTTACAGAGTGACGATGGAGAAGCTGTCCTACCACAGCATCTGCACGTCCGAAGAATGGAAGACGCTTACCCAGCTCAACCTCCCTGCACCCATTTATAAAGAGATTGAAAT gttcCACTTTGACATTAATCCTTTTGAGGAGATCTGGCCtgctgtctttatttatatggttCATAACTCCTGTGGAAAGAGCAG CTTTGAGTTGGAGAAGTTGTGTCGTTTCACCATGTCCGTACGGAAGAACTACCGCCGCGTGCCCTACCACAACTGGAAGCACGCAGTGACGGTGGCACACTGTATGTACGcaatcctgcagaaaacctcTGGGATGTTCACAGAGCTAGAG AAGAAAGGTCTGTTAATTGCCTGTCTGTGCCATGATCTGGACCACCGGGGGTACAGCAACACATACCTGCAGAAGTTCGACCATCCGCTGGCTGCTCTGTACTCCACCTCCACCATGGAGCAGCACCACTTTTCCCAGACTGTCTCAATCCTACAGG AAGGGCACAATATTTTCTCCAACCTAAATTCCAGCGAGTATGAGCAGGTGCTGGAGATCATCCGGAAGGCCATCATCGCCACGGACCTGGCCCTGTACTTCAACAACCACCAGCAGCTGACGGAGTTGCTGTCCTCGGAGGCGCTGGACCTGAACAACTACTCGCACAG GGATCGTGTGATTGGTCTCATGATGACAGCATGTGACCTGTGTTCAGTTACCAAGAAATGGCAAATTACACGACTCACAGCCAACGACATCTATGCTGAGTTCTGGGCTGAG GGAGATGAGATGAAGAAGATTGGGCTGCAGCCAATCCCAATGATGGACCGAGACAAGAAAGACGAGGTTCCCCAAGGCCAA GTGGGTTTCTACAATTCTGTTGCGATTCCATGCTACACGACACTATCCAAGCTTTTCCCACCGTCCAATCCGCTTCTAAAAGCCTGCAA GGAGAATCTGTCCATGTGGGAGAAGATAGCGTGCGGGGAGGTGGAGGACGTCGTGACCAGTCCGCCGTATGATTCGGGCCCCGTCAAGGTGGACAACTGA
- the pde10a gene encoding cAMP and cAMP-inhibited cGMP 3',5'-cyclic phosphodiesterase 10A isoform X5, whose protein sequence is MEDGPSSTSCFRRLTDCFLGASLTDEKVKAYLSLHPQMLDDFVLESVSTETLDRWLKKKTSSGPADDASAKEVSRYQDTNMQGVVYELNSYMEQRLDTGGDNKLLLYELCNIIKTATKADSFALYFLGESNNSLCLFTPTGAKDGPPSLIPSGPIAFGTTIAAHVAKTRRTLLVEDIAGDERFPDGTGQDSGIHVHSVLCLPILTAIGDIIAVLELHRHRGKEPFNLSHQEVATANLAWASVAIHQVQVCRGLAKQTELNDFLLDVSKTYFDNIVAIDSLLEHIMIYAKNLVNADRCALFQVDHNNKELYSDLFDIGEENEGRPVFKKTKEIRFSIEKGIAGQVARTGEVLNIPDAYADPRFNREVDLKTGYTTRNILCMPIVSRGTVIGVVQMVNKLSGCAFTKTDENNFKMFAVFCALALHCANMYHRIRQSECIYRVTMEKLSYHSICTSEEWKTLTQLNLPAPIYKEIEMFHFDINPFEEIWPAVFIYMVHNSCGKSSFELEKLCRFTMSVRKNYRRVPYHNWKHAVTVAHCMYAILQKTSGMFTELEKKGLLIACLCHDLDHRGYSNTYLQKFDHPLAALYSTSTMEQHHFSQTVSILQLEGHNIFSNLNSSEYEQVLEIIRKAIIATDLALYFNNHQQLTELLSSEALDLNNYSHRDRVIGLMMTACDLCSVTKKWQITRLTANDIYAEFWAEGDEMKKIGLQPIPMMDRDKKDEVPQGQVGFYNSVAIPCYTTLSKLFPPSNPLLKACKENLSMWEKIACGEVEDVVTSPPYDSGPVKVDN, encoded by the exons ATGGAAGATGGTCCGTCTTCAACAAGCTGTTTCAGAAGGTTAACGGACTGCTTCCTGGGTGCAA GTTTGACAGATGAGAAAGTGAAGGCCTACCTCTCCCTGCACCCGCAGATGCTGGATGACTTTGTGTTGGAGAGCGTGAGCACGGAGACGTTGGACAGATGGCTCAAAAAGAAGACGAGCAGCGGCCCCGCAG ATGATGCGTCAGCAAAAGAAGTCAGCAGG TACCAGGACACAAATATGCAGGGTGTGGTGTATGAACTAAACAGCTACATGGAGCAGCGGCTGGACACTGGAGGAGACAACAAACTGCTGCTCTATGAGCTATGTAACATCATCAAAACAG CAACTAAAGCAGACAGCTTTGCACTTTACTTCCTGGGAGAAAGCAACAAT AGCTTGTGTTTGTTCACTCCAACGGGGGCCAAGGATGGCCCCCCGAGCCTCATCCCCTCCGGTCCCATCGCATTTGGGACAACCATTGCCGCTCATGTTGCCAAGACTCGCAGAACCCTCCTCGTAGAAGACATTGCCGGG GACGAGCGCTTCCCCGACGGCACAGGGCAGGACTCAGGGATCCACGTTCACTCTGTCCTGTGCCTACCCATCCTCACTGCCATTGGGGACATCATCGCCGTCCTGGAGCTGCACCGGCACCGGGGCAAGGAGCCCTTTAACCTCAGTCACCAGGAG GTTGCAACAGCTAATTTAGCATGGGCATCGGTTGCTATTCATCAAGTACAG GTGTGCCGAGGCCTTGCGAAACAGACCGAGCTCAATGACTTCCTACTAGATGTTTCAAA AACATACTTTGATAACATTGTGGCAATAGATTCTCTACTTGAACACATTATG ATATATGCAAAAAACCTGGTGAATGCCGACAGGTGCGCACTCTTCCAGGTAGATCACAACAACAAAGAACTGTACTCTGACCTGTTTGATATTGGGGAGGAGAACGAAGGCAGGCCTGTCTTTaagaaaaccaaagaaattAG GTTTTCGATCGAGAAAGGAATAGCGGGACAGGTGGCTCGGACAGGGGAAGTCTTAAATATCCCAGATGCCTATGCAGACCCACGGTTCAACCG agAGGTGGACCTCAAAACTGGCTACACCACGCGGAACATCCTGTGCATGCCCATCGTGAGCAGGGGGACTGTTATAGGTGTGGTGCAGATGGTGAACAAGCTAAGCGGATGTGCCTTCACTAAAACAGACGAGaacaactttaaaatgtttgcTGTCTTTTGTGCTCTGGCCTTACACTGTGCAAAT ATGTACCACAGGATCCGGCAATCTGAATGCATTTACAGAGTGACGATGGAGAAGCTGTCCTACCACAGCATCTGCACGTCCGAAGAATGGAAGACGCTTACCCAGCTCAACCTCCCTGCACCCATTTATAAAGAGATTGAAAT gttcCACTTTGACATTAATCCTTTTGAGGAGATCTGGCCtgctgtctttatttatatggttCATAACTCCTGTGGAAAGAGCAG CTTTGAGTTGGAGAAGTTGTGTCGTTTCACCATGTCCGTACGGAAGAACTACCGCCGCGTGCCCTACCACAACTGGAAGCACGCAGTGACGGTGGCACACTGTATGTACGcaatcctgcagaaaacctcTGGGATGTTCACAGAGCTAGAG AAGAAAGGTCTGTTAATTGCCTGTCTGTGCCATGATCTGGACCACCGGGGGTACAGCAACACATACCTGCAGAAGTTCGACCATCCGCTGGCTGCTCTGTACTCCACCTCCACCATGGAGCAGCACCACTTTTCCCAGACTGTCTCAATCCTACAG CTGGAAGGGCACAATATTTTCTCCAACCTAAATTCCAGCGAGTATGAGCAGGTGCTGGAGATCATCCGGAAGGCCATCATCGCCACGGACCTGGCCCTGTACTTCAACAACCACCAGCAGCTGACGGAGTTGCTGTCCTCGGAGGCGCTGGACCTGAACAACTACTCGCACAG GGATCGTGTGATTGGTCTCATGATGACAGCATGTGACCTGTGTTCAGTTACCAAGAAATGGCAAATTACACGACTCACAGCCAACGACATCTATGCTGAGTTCTGGGCTGAG GGAGATGAGATGAAGAAGATTGGGCTGCAGCCAATCCCAATGATGGACCGAGACAAGAAAGACGAGGTTCCCCAAGGCCAA GTGGGTTTCTACAATTCTGTTGCGATTCCATGCTACACGACACTATCCAAGCTTTTCCCACCGTCCAATCCGCTTCTAAAAGCCTGCAA GGAGAATCTGTCCATGTGGGAGAAGATAGCGTGCGGGGAGGTGGAGGACGTCGTGACCAGTCCGCCGTATGATTCGGGCCCCGTCAAGGTGGACAACTGA
- the pde10a gene encoding cAMP and cAMP-inhibited cGMP 3',5'-cyclic phosphodiesterase 10A isoform X6 translates to MLDDFVLESVSTETLDRWLKKKTSSGPADDASAKEVSRQYQDTNMQGVVYELNSYMEQRLDTGGDNKLLLYELCNIIKTATKADSFALYFLGESNNSLCLFTPTGAKDGPPSLIPSGPIAFGTTIAAHVAKTRRTLLVEDIAGDERFPDGTGQDSGIHVHSVLCLPILTAIGDIIAVLELHRHRGKEPFNLSHQEVATANLAWASVAIHQVQVCRGLAKQTELNDFLLDVSKTYFDNIVAIDSLLEHIMIYAKNLVNADRCALFQVDHNNKELYSDLFDIGEENEGRPVFKKTKEIRFSIEKGIAGQVARTGEVLNIPDAYADPRFNREVDLKTGYTTRNILCMPIVSRGTVIGVVQMVNKLSGCAFTKTDENNFKMFAVFCALALHCANMYHRIRQSECIYRVTMEKLSYHSICTSEEWKTLTQLNLPAPIYKEIEMFHFDINPFEEIWPAVFIYMVHNSCGKSSFELEKLCRFTMSVRKNYRRVPYHNWKHAVTVAHCMYAILQKTSGMFTELEKKGLLIACLCHDLDHRGYSNTYLQKFDHPLAALYSTSTMEQHHFSQTVSILQLEGHNIFSNLNSSEYEQVLEIIRKAIIATDLALYFNNHQQLTELLSSEALDLNNYSHRDRVIGLMMTACDLCSVTKKWQITRLTANDIYAEFWAEGDEMKKIGLQPIPMMDRDKKDEVPQGQVGFYNSVAIPCYTTLSKLFPPSNPLLKACKENLSMWEKIACGEVEDVVTSPPYDSGPVKVDN, encoded by the exons ATGCTGGATGACTTTGTGTTGGAGAGCGTGAGCACGGAGACGTTGGACAGATGGCTCAAAAAGAAGACGAGCAGCGGCCCCGCAG ATGATGCGTCAGCAAAAGAAGTCAGCAGG CAGTACCAGGACACAAATATGCAGGGTGTGGTGTATGAACTAAACAGCTACATGGAGCAGCGGCTGGACACTGGAGGAGACAACAAACTGCTGCTCTATGAGCTATGTAACATCATCAAAACAG CAACTAAAGCAGACAGCTTTGCACTTTACTTCCTGGGAGAAAGCAACAAT AGCTTGTGTTTGTTCACTCCAACGGGGGCCAAGGATGGCCCCCCGAGCCTCATCCCCTCCGGTCCCATCGCATTTGGGACAACCATTGCCGCTCATGTTGCCAAGACTCGCAGAACCCTCCTCGTAGAAGACATTGCCGGG GACGAGCGCTTCCCCGACGGCACAGGGCAGGACTCAGGGATCCACGTTCACTCTGTCCTGTGCCTACCCATCCTCACTGCCATTGGGGACATCATCGCCGTCCTGGAGCTGCACCGGCACCGGGGCAAGGAGCCCTTTAACCTCAGTCACCAGGAG GTTGCAACAGCTAATTTAGCATGGGCATCGGTTGCTATTCATCAAGTACAG GTGTGCCGAGGCCTTGCGAAACAGACCGAGCTCAATGACTTCCTACTAGATGTTTCAAA AACATACTTTGATAACATTGTGGCAATAGATTCTCTACTTGAACACATTATG ATATATGCAAAAAACCTGGTGAATGCCGACAGGTGCGCACTCTTCCAGGTAGATCACAACAACAAAGAACTGTACTCTGACCTGTTTGATATTGGGGAGGAGAACGAAGGCAGGCCTGTCTTTaagaaaaccaaagaaattAG GTTTTCGATCGAGAAAGGAATAGCGGGACAGGTGGCTCGGACAGGGGAAGTCTTAAATATCCCAGATGCCTATGCAGACCCACGGTTCAACCG agAGGTGGACCTCAAAACTGGCTACACCACGCGGAACATCCTGTGCATGCCCATCGTGAGCAGGGGGACTGTTATAGGTGTGGTGCAGATGGTGAACAAGCTAAGCGGATGTGCCTTCACTAAAACAGACGAGaacaactttaaaatgtttgcTGTCTTTTGTGCTCTGGCCTTACACTGTGCAAAT ATGTACCACAGGATCCGGCAATCTGAATGCATTTACAGAGTGACGATGGAGAAGCTGTCCTACCACAGCATCTGCACGTCCGAAGAATGGAAGACGCTTACCCAGCTCAACCTCCCTGCACCCATTTATAAAGAGATTGAAAT gttcCACTTTGACATTAATCCTTTTGAGGAGATCTGGCCtgctgtctttatttatatggttCATAACTCCTGTGGAAAGAGCAG CTTTGAGTTGGAGAAGTTGTGTCGTTTCACCATGTCCGTACGGAAGAACTACCGCCGCGTGCCCTACCACAACTGGAAGCACGCAGTGACGGTGGCACACTGTATGTACGcaatcctgcagaaaacctcTGGGATGTTCACAGAGCTAGAG AAGAAAGGTCTGTTAATTGCCTGTCTGTGCCATGATCTGGACCACCGGGGGTACAGCAACACATACCTGCAGAAGTTCGACCATCCGCTGGCTGCTCTGTACTCCACCTCCACCATGGAGCAGCACCACTTTTCCCAGACTGTCTCAATCCTACAG CTGGAAGGGCACAATATTTTCTCCAACCTAAATTCCAGCGAGTATGAGCAGGTGCTGGAGATCATCCGGAAGGCCATCATCGCCACGGACCTGGCCCTGTACTTCAACAACCACCAGCAGCTGACGGAGTTGCTGTCCTCGGAGGCGCTGGACCTGAACAACTACTCGCACAG GGATCGTGTGATTGGTCTCATGATGACAGCATGTGACCTGTGTTCAGTTACCAAGAAATGGCAAATTACACGACTCACAGCCAACGACATCTATGCTGAGTTCTGGGCTGAG GGAGATGAGATGAAGAAGATTGGGCTGCAGCCAATCCCAATGATGGACCGAGACAAGAAAGACGAGGTTCCCCAAGGCCAA GTGGGTTTCTACAATTCTGTTGCGATTCCATGCTACACGACACTATCCAAGCTTTTCCCACCGTCCAATCCGCTTCTAAAAGCCTGCAA GGAGAATCTGTCCATGTGGGAGAAGATAGCGTGCGGGGAGGTGGAGGACGTCGTGACCAGTCCGCCGTATGATTCGGGCCCCGTCAAGGTGGACAACTGA